The following proteins come from a genomic window of Larimichthys crocea isolate SSNF chromosome III, L_crocea_2.0, whole genome shotgun sequence:
- the zfand4 gene encoding AN1-type zinc finger protein 4, whose product MTDRKEPPFFNDDSVGAFHYKLPFYDTMELFIETLTGTCFELRVLPFEAVISVKAKIQRLEGIPVAQQHLIWNNLELDDEHCLHDYGIAEGCTLKLVLAMRGGPINTRRVTMEDPIKEVAELMDSTKEEGWEKSLSNKQVTFVVYREGDQLNFFRVVDRGDGTLTPLSESLSGGSVYNVCVEEEEDGESYAAAQQSLENSITMNKMKLLKAKMEDMNLNKKPKKSAKIKPRPPVSPHPFSGSLGPSSTRHHHRLFRSLPQINQPRQSSAQLPPVADHKSVNPSSPSAAATSAHLSIPRRPPPSFSSPSCYMLQEEEPWETCPPFAKIRPPPKVSRLDIGSTRLMRDCVYPQLPPLCIRGPPEATFDPAEPAAEAVGLGLLEEAAGLVVPTQTGAPFGELSDPLSLDVSTQPEGGRLSLEVGAQHQLPLSPSPLSTWTLGSSDTLTSRADRTQLGTSFHISPPSPLPTSASPPTPSRLLPQPFDSTLSCLQPNLQAQSSAQVKPGNASPLPSATTSSHPPRLRGVKVESPGKRPELISKREARGITKLANQACKEPLGSLNNAELLASLSTRAPDSSNSRDGLGEGLGLALALPPATASGQGGISSRLPSIPTNRLLQDDLLRQMSPLHRAAASYMATNTLASAGGVLTSFGRIGTPTYHLPPVKAPTGSSKKKSSKHCFLCGKKTGLATSYECRCGHNFCATHRYAETHECTYDYKSAGRRFLEETNPLISAPKLPKI is encoded by the exons ATGACCGACAGGAAGGAGCCACCCTTCTTTAATGACGACAGCGTGGGAGCTTTTCACTATAAACTCCCTTTCTATGACACTATGGAGCTCTTCATAGAGACCCTGACAGGGACCTGTTTTGAGCTGCGCGTCTTGCCCTTTGAGGCTGTCATTTCAGTCAAGGCAAAGATCCAGAGGCTGGAAG GTATCCCTGTTGCCCAGCAACACCTTATCTGGAACAATCTGGAGCTGGATGATGAACATTGTCTGCATGACTATGG CATTGCAGAGGGCTGCACATTGAAACTGGTCTTAGCTATGAGGGGAGGCCCTATTAACACCAGGAGAG taaCCATGGAGGATCCTATCAAAGAGGTGGCCGAGCTGATGGACAGCACAAAGGAGGAGGGTTGGGAGAAAAGCCTGTCCAACAAGCAGGTCACGTTTGTGGTCTATCGTGAGGGCGACCAGCTAAACTTTTTCAGAGTGGTCGACAGAGGAGATGGCACCCTGACCCCGCTGTCTGAATCTCTGAG TGGCGGCTCGGTGTATAATGTGtgcgtggaggaggaggaggatggagagagttATGCAGCTGCACAGCAGAGCCTTGAGAACTCCATCACCATGAATAAAATGAAGCTACTCAAAGCCAAGATGGAGGACATGAACCTCAACAAAAAG CCTAAGAAGTCTGCAAAGATAAAGCCACGGCCCCCCGTCAGCCCACATCCCTTCAGTGGCTCTCTTGGACCTTCCAGCACACGACACCACCATCGCCTCTTTCGCTCGCTTCCCCAGATCAACCAGCCTCGGCAGTCGAGTGCACAACTACCTCCAGTCGCTGACCATAAATCCGTAAACCCCTCCTcgccctctgctgctgcaacatCTGCCCATTTGTCCATCCCGAGGCGACCCCCTCCCTCGTTCTCTTCACCTTCTTGTTATATGCTTCAGGAGGAGGAGCCATGGGAGACATGTCCACCATTTGCAAAGATCCGCCCCCCTCCCAAAGTGTCTCGGTTGGACATTGGCAGCACCAGGTTGATGAGGGATTGTGTGTACCCTCAGCTTCCTCCACTTTGTATCAGGGGGCCACCTGAAGCCACCTTTGACCCAGCTGAACCTGCAGCAGAGGCAGTCGGGCTGGGTTTGTTGGAGGAAGCTGCTGGGCTGGTGGTGCCAACACAAACTGGAGCTCCATTTGGGGAACTGTCAGACCCTCTTAGTCTTGACGTGTCCACCCAGCCAGAGGGAGGCCGTCTGTCCCTCGAAGTTGGGGCTCAGCACCAGCTGCCACTCTCCCCTTCCCCGCTTAGCACCTGGACACTTGGGTCAAGTGATACTCTCACCAGCAGAGCTGATAGGACACAGCTTGGCACTTCTTTTCATATCAGCCCTCCCTCTCCATTGCCCACCTCTGCTTCACCACCCACTCCGAGCAGACTGCTGCCTCAGCCTTTTGATTCCACACTCTCCTGTTTACAGCCCAACCTTCAAGCACAATCCTCAGCACAAGTGAAACCAGGCAACGCATCCCCTCTCCCCTCCGCCACCACATCATCTCATCCACCACGCCTCCGTGGCGTCAAAGTGGAGTCACCTGGCAAGAGGCCAGAGCTTATCTCCAAGAGGGAAGCAAGAGGCATCACTAAGTTGGCCAACCAAGCCTGTAAGGAGCCATTAGGGTCCTTGAACAACGCTGAACTCTTGGCTTCTCTTTCCACAAGGGCTccagacagcagcaacagcagggaCGGCCTTGGAGAGGGTCTAGGACTTGCACTGGCATTGCCTCCTGCCACTGCCTCAGGACAGGGCGGCATTAGCTCCAGGCTGCCATCCATCCCAACTAACAGGCTCCTTCAGGATGATCTCCTAAGACAAATGTCACCgttacacagagcagcagcctcTTACATG GCCACCAACACTCTTGCGTCAGCCGGGGGAGTCTTGACTTCTTTCGGGAGAATAG GCACTCCAACATATCACCTACCTCCAGTCAAGGCTCCCACAGGCAGCAGCAAGAAGAagagctcaaagcactgcttcCTCTGCGGCAAGAAGACTGGCCTGGCCACCAGCTACGAGTGCAG GTGTGGTCACAACTTCTGTGCCACACACCGTTACGCTGAGACGCATGAGTGCACCTACGACTACAAGAGTGCCGGACGGCGATTTCTGGAGGAGACCAACCCTCTTATCAGTGCTCCCAAGCTGCCTAAGATCTAG